AATGTATTCCGGTCTTAAATGATTGACGCAAGGGGTCGAGGGTTCAAGTGAAAACAAATCCGTAAAGAAGCTGTTCTATGTTCGACGTTGAACCTTGAACATTGAACAGTCTTTATCGCCTTTCACCATTCGCCTTTCGCCTTCAGCCTGCCTCTTCCCCTTTCCCACTGCAAATTCCAATAATCAACACCCGCAAGCGGGTACCCGAAATTCCACCTGTCTGCCTCGTCCGAGACACAGGCAGGAACTGTTTGTGATTTGGAAGATTGGTCATTGGTTATTTGCCTCTTCCCACTTCAGCCTTCCCCCAACATCCCTTTAATCCTTTGCAATTTTAAAAATATATGCTATTACTTGAACAATGGGAGCATGGTTAAGGGATGCCTTCTTCCTGCAGTATAAAAAACTACATTTACTGCATACTGATATGCATAACAAAGACGATCAGAAAAAGACAAAAGGACAACCCATAGAAGAGCTTGCAGAAATGCGCAGGCAGGTTGCTGAACTGGAAAAATCGGAGGCCGAACGTATAAAAGCGGAAGGCGCACTCCGTGAGGCCGAGGAAAAGTATCGCAATATCTTTGAAAACGCCATAGAGGGTATCTACCGGAGCACACCGGACGGACGTTATCTTACCGTCAATCCTGCTTTGGCGCACATTTACGGGTATGACTCACCGGATGAATTGATTGCCGGCATCAATTCCATTGAACAACAGCTTTACGTAAAACCGGAACTCAGACAGACATTCATGGCGAAACTGGAGAAAGAGGGAGAAATAAAAGGCTTTGAGATTGAGCTGTATCAAAAAAACGGGGGTACTTTCTGGATTTCCACCAACGCACGGGCAATACGTGATGCAGACGGGAAGATGCTCTGTTATGAAGGCACATCCGAAGATATAACCGAACGTAAACTGGCAGTGAGGGAGATGAAAAAGAGCGAGCTCCGTTACAGGAGTCTCGTTGAATCTTCGCCTGATGCCATTATCCTCCTTGAAGAAGAAACGGTTCTTTACTTCAATCCCGCTGCCTCAAAACTCCTGGGATCAGGAAAGGACAGAAAACGACTTGTCGGAAGGAAGATACTAGATTTCATTTATCCGGAAGACAGGGAAGCAGTACGCCGCGGCATAGATACCATCAGGCAGACCGGAAACATGACCCCGGCAATAGAGGTGAAGCTGATTCGCGATGACGGAGGCATCGTGTACGTTGAATGTTCAGGCAGCGCTGCCCACTACAACGGTCTTACACTGTTGCAAATGATTATGCGGGATATTTCAGGGCGCATCCGGGCAGAGGCAGTCCTTGGCATGACCCGGCAGCAGCAGAAGGCCATCCTCGATAATATCCCCGATATTGCCTGGTTAAAGGATAAGGAGAGCAGGTTTATTCTTGCCAACGAGCCCTTTGGAAAAGCCTGCGGAGTGAGACCGGAGGATCTGCCGGGCAAAACAGACCTTGATATCTGGCCCAGGGCATTAGCGGAAAAGTACAGGGCAGATGACAGAGAGGTAATGCAATCGGGCATACGAAGGCAGATCGAAGAGCCCCTGATTGATAAAGAGGGCAACACAACCTGGATAGAAACCATCAAGACAGCGATACGTCATGACAGGGGTGAAGTCATAGGGACTGCAGGGATTGCCCGGGACATTACCGTGAGAAAGCGGCAGGAGGAAGAGCTGCGGCAGTACCGGGAGCAGCTTGAGCGTCTCGTGGAAGAGAGAACGGCGGAACTTACGAAGGTGAATGCGCTGCTTCAGCAGGAACTTTCCGAACATAAGCTCACAGAGGAGAAGGTTCAAGGGCTGAACAGGGAACTCGAACAGCGGGTATCGGAACTGAACATTACAAACAAGGAACTGGAAACCTTTAATTACTCAGTTTCTCACGACCTGAGGACGCCCCTTATTGCCATAGAGGGTTTCTCCCGTATATTGATGGAAAAATACGGTCATCACCTTGACGAAAAGGGGCAGCACCTTCTTGGTATGATCAACAGAAACACAAAAAGGATGGGCGAGCTTATTGAAGACCTCCTCGAATTTTTCAGCCTGGGGCGGAAAAATATAAAATTCACAACCATTGATATGGAAAAAATAACTAACGATATCATAACCGACTTCAAAACAGTCTTCCCCGATGATACATTCCATATAGGGCTTGACCAGCTTCCCCCGGCATACGGAGACAAAAAAATGGTCAGGCAGGTTCTTATCAACCTCATGGGCAATGCCATAAAATACAGCAGGCCGAAGGGGGCTGCGCTCATCAGGGTGGGGGGCTGGATGGAGGAAGATAAGAACACCTACTATGTAAAGGATAACGGGATAGGTTTTCCCATGGAAGAGATAGATAAGATATTTGAGGTCTTTGAAAGGCTCCACGGTTCCGATGAGATTGAGGGAACAGGGGTTGGTCTGGCCATCGTCAAGCGGGTTGTCCTCAAACATGGCGGCGGCGTATGGGCTGAAGCGAAAGCAGATGAAGGGGCTACCTTCTATTTCAGCCTGCCGGGAAGGGGTCAGTAAAATGAAAGACGAAGAAAAGACAAAGAAACAACTTATTGATGAAGTAAAAATACTTCGCTGGACAATAGAAAGCTCAAAGAGCGGGGAAACAGAGCATAAAAGGTCAGAGGAGATGCTGAGGGAAAGCGAAGAAAAGGTGAGCATGTTCTTCAATGCGAACCCACAATCCATCTTCCTCGCCGACGCGGAAGGAACTATAATCGCAGCCAACGAATCCTGTGCTGTGCAACTCGGCAGAGGCAGGGATGAATTTGCCGGATTGTCCCTCTACGACCTTTTTCCTTCCGGCGTAGCTGAAAAAAGGCGGGGTGAAATAGAGGAAGCGGTTTTTTCACGCAGACAGGTGCACTTCGAAGATATATGCACTGAAAGGTACTACGACAACTACATCTTTCCCATTCTCGATGATCCGGGGCTTGTATCAAAGGTTGTCATGTTTTCTTCAGACATTTCTGAGAGAAAACACCTTGAGAAACTCCTGGAGCAGGCAGAATGGAAATACCGGCATACCTATGAAATTGTAACAGAGGGAATTTTTCAGACTGCCCCTGACGGGCACTTCCTGAGTGTCAATAACGCCCTTGCACGGATACACGGGTATGCTTCACCTGACGACCTCATACACTCAGTGGCCGATATCATCCACCTGCACTATGTTAATTCCGCCCGCCGCTCTGAATTCATCCATCTGCTGAAAAAAGATGGCATAGTCTATGATTTTGAAGCACAGATGTACCGGAAAGATAAAAGCACAGTCTGGGTCTCTATAAATGTCCGCACTGTCCGGGATAAAAGAAAAAAGATCCTTTACTATGAAGGCACCGTTGAAGACATTACAAAACGAAAGAGGCTTGAAGCCCAGCTTGTCCACTCGCAGAAGACAGAAACAATAGGGAAACTGGCGAGCGGAATAGCCCATAATTTTAACAACCTCCTTACTACCGTCACTGGCAATTTTGAGCTGCTGCTCCGTACATTTCAACTCCATGACACTGAAAACAGGGAAATTAAGGCTATTCATGACGCAATCGGACAGGGATTAAAGCTATGCGAAGAATTGCTCAGCCTGAGCAGGAGGCAACTGATCAGGCCTGTGGAGACAAACATCGGCAGCGTCATCACAAAGATGGAGGGGATGCTGAAACACCTTCTGGGCGAAGATATAGCATACGATCTTTCCGTTGATCCGGACGTTCGAACAGTAAAGGCCGATCCATCGCTCATTGAACAGATTATCCTCATCCTTGCCGTAAATGCCCGTGATGCCATGCCGGAAGGCGGCCGGTTGAGGATTTCCGCTAAAAACACCTTTCATGATGAAGGACATCGCCCCATCAATCCCGACACGGCAACAGGTGAGCGCGTGGCGCTGACCATATCGGACACGGGTACAGGAATAGCGCCTGACATACTGGAACACATCTTTGAACCCCTTTTTACCGTCAAACCGGACGGGACAGGACTGGGGCTTTCCATCGTTCACAGCATAGTAAAACAGTCAGGCGGATCCATATCGGTAGACAGCGAGGAAGGGAAAGGGACTG
This Pseudomonadota bacterium DNA region includes the following protein-coding sequences:
- a CDS encoding PAS domain S-box protein encodes the protein MHNKDDQKKTKGQPIEELAEMRRQVAELEKSEAERIKAEGALREAEEKYRNIFENAIEGIYRSTPDGRYLTVNPALAHIYGYDSPDELIAGINSIEQQLYVKPELRQTFMAKLEKEGEIKGFEIELYQKNGGTFWISTNARAIRDADGKMLCYEGTSEDITERKLAVREMKKSELRYRSLVESSPDAIILLEEETVLYFNPAASKLLGSGKDRKRLVGRKILDFIYPEDREAVRRGIDTIRQTGNMTPAIEVKLIRDDGGIVYVECSGSAAHYNGLTLLQMIMRDISGRIRAEAVLGMTRQQQKAILDNIPDIAWLKDKESRFILANEPFGKACGVRPEDLPGKTDLDIWPRALAEKYRADDREVMQSGIRRQIEEPLIDKEGNTTWIETIKTAIRHDRGEVIGTAGIARDITVRKRQEEELRQYREQLERLVEERTAELTKVNALLQQELSEHKLTEEKVQGLNRELEQRVSELNITNKELETFNYSVSHDLRTPLIAIEGFSRILMEKYGHHLDEKGQHLLGMINRNTKRMGELIEDLLEFFSLGRKNIKFTTIDMEKITNDIITDFKTVFPDDTFHIGLDQLPPAYGDKKMVRQVLINLMGNAIKYSRPKGAALIRVGGWMEEDKNTYYVKDNGIGFPMEEIDKIFEVFERLHGSDEIEGTGVGLAIVKRVVLKHGGGVWAEAKADEGATFYFSLPGRGQ
- a CDS encoding PAS domain S-box protein — protein: MKDEEKTKKQLIDEVKILRWTIESSKSGETEHKRSEEMLRESEEKVSMFFNANPQSIFLADAEGTIIAANESCAVQLGRGRDEFAGLSLYDLFPSGVAEKRRGEIEEAVFSRRQVHFEDICTERYYDNYIFPILDDPGLVSKVVMFSSDISERKHLEKLLEQAEWKYRHTYEIVTEGIFQTAPDGHFLSVNNALARIHGYASPDDLIHSVADIIHLHYVNSARRSEFIHLLKKDGIVYDFEAQMYRKDKSTVWVSINVRTVRDKRKKILYYEGTVEDITKRKRLEAQLVHSQKTETIGKLASGIAHNFNNLLTTVTGNFELLLRTFQLHDTENREIKAIHDAIGQGLKLCEELLSLSRRQLIRPVETNIGSVITKMEGMLKHLLGEDIAYDLSVDPDVRTVKADPSLIEQIILILAVNARDAMPEGGRLRISAKNTFHDEGHRPINPDTATGERVALTISDTGTGIAPDILEHIFEPLFTVKPDGTGLGLSIVHSIVKQSGGSISVDSEEGKGTAFRIYFPVLQAEEKTEEETSFRPAELTASKKATVLVVEDESGILYWVTDVLEGLGYTVLPAFNAEDAISIFNKHDGAIDLLITDLVLPGKSGQDLAETIKVKHPGMKVIFMSGYGEDRVPGADMLKNKTPFLAKPFTPLLLLMKVQETIG